ataccgctcaggaaggagacacgttctctcctagagatgaacatactttggtgcaaaaagtgcaaatcaatcccagaacaacagcaaaggaccttgtgaagatgttggaggaaacgagtacaaaagtatctatatccacagtaagacgagtcctatattgacataacctgaaaggccactcagtaaggaagaagccacctcTCTTAAACCGCcatcaaaaagccagactacggtttacaactgcacatggggacaaagattgtactttttggagaaatgtcctctcgtctgatgaaacaaaaatagaactgtttggccgtaatgaccatcgttatgtttgcagGAAATAGGGGGAAGCTTGAaagccgaagatcaccatcccaaccgtgaagcacggggtggcaggatcatattgtgggggtgcttggctgcatgagggactggtgcacttcacaaaatagatggcatcatgaggtaggacaattatgtggatatattaaagcaacatctcaagacatcagtcaggaagttcaagcttggtcgcaaatgggtcttccaaatggacaatgaccccaagcatacttccaaatttgtggcaaaatggcttaaggacaacaaagtcaagctattggagtggccatcacaaagccctgacctcaatcctatagaaaatttgtgggcagaactgaaaaagcgtgtgcgagcaagaaggcctacaaacctgagtcagttacaccagctctgtcaggaggaatgggccaaaattcaatcaacttattgtgggaagcttgtggaaggctacctgaaacgtttaacccaagttaaacaatttaaagccaatgccagaaaatactaattgagtgtatgtaaacatctgacccactgggaatgtgatgaagaaataaaagctgaaataaataattctctctactattattatgacatgtcacattcttcaaataatgtggcgatcctaactgacctaagacagggaatttttacaaggattaaattcaggaattgtgaaaaactgagtttaaatgtatttggctaaggtgtatgttaacgtctgacttcaactgtatttgtttTCTACTCATAAAGCTGTGAAAATTATAAGATGTGGTGAGAATAGTACATAGTACAAGTTTGATTCCCCTTGTAACACCAAGGTAGAGGTTCAACATACACCAAAAAACAGTAAATGGGTTGAAGTAACCATATTTGTTAGAAGTAAACATGTAAACATCTTGTTAGGTGATGGTACGACTTTATTCTTTTGAGTCCAAAATGCTCTACACTTGTAGGGATAAGTCTATTGTGTCACAATTCTGTGAAACTTTGATCGATGTCCTTATCTTGTAATGTTAAAAGAAGATTAAAGTGTTTTTTTGCAAAACCGATGAATGAATTAATGTGGTTATTAACCTTACATTACTCCATCACAGGACATTCAATTTCCTCAACTGTGACACAATATCAATATCTTAAAGAGCATTCATCACATCCACAATATATGCCAAAAATGGAAATCAAATAATTATCATTTAAAGACtttctctggtacttttgtatactttttaatcagtagttctgaaagtagcacccacgagccaaaagtggtcccggGAAAATTGCGTTCTTCATCACAAATGTGCAGATgtgtgcaccacgtcattgctctcttTCGCTTTACTTTGTGTGCGTCTCgcatgttttgtattgttaggtattactatactgttggagctagaaacataagcatttcactacacccgcgaTAACAAATGGCGAGGGGCTGAATCTTATTGGTTGAAATTCGAATTACTAGGGGGCTGGCCCACATGGGGGTAAATGTGGGGAAAATGGCGCCAcacagcttccagaaaacagctgctttcaaactagggattttgtgGATAATTGAGGTAAAAcggtaattctgctcatagattatgtatgtatgaactacacattgacacatccagcccaaagcggaaGGTTCACAAAAATACTATGTACTCGCCAGTACCAGAGCATGTCTTTAACAAATTTACTCATTTTAATGAATTATTATTTATTGCCACGGAAGTCAAAACGGTGAATTAGACTTTCCTAAATATCTGTTTGATTTACAGTACGCTGAGTATACAAcaaattaggaacacctgctctttccatgacagactgaccaggtgaaggctatgatcccttattgttgACACCTGTCAAATCCACTTCAGTGtagctgaaggggaggagacaggttaaataattatttttaagccttgagacaagtaAGACATGGACTGTGTATGTATGACATTCATAGGGTGAATGTCACAGGAATGGAAATCTGAACATCATTACCAATCAGGTGCATCCATTCATGGCAGCCATCTGCGAATTGCCACAGGGCTAAGATTGTTCAGGAATGGTTCCACGAACATGTCAGTGAATTCAGCTTACTGCAATGGCctgcccagtcaccagatctcaatccaattgagcatctgtgggatgagatggaacaagCTATTCAGAGTAGAGATCCACtaacagccaacttgacacaactgtggaaagcattgagtcaacatgggccagcatccttgtggaatgcTTTCCACACCTTGTTGAGTCCATGCCTTGAcaaattgaggttgttctgaaggcaaaaggtGGTGCAACAGAATATTACAGTAACACAtctaaatcaaatccaattttattggtcgcgtacacatatttagcagatgttatcgcgggtgtagtgaaatcctcatgtttctagcttcaacagtatagtaatacctaacaatacaaaacaaatcaTGTAAAATTCCCAAAAAGAAAAagattaagaaatatagaaatattagaacgagcaatgtcagtccGGAATATAAATCTGTATGTATattatggtgtgtatagacattatggacagtatatgaatagaaaaggtgtgtacagcagtagttatataggatgagccttgactagaatacagtatatacatatgaagtgggtaaaacagtatgtaaacattattaaagtgaccagtgttcaatgactatgtacatagggcagcagtctctaaggtgcagggtagagtactgggtggtagccggctagttacagtgactaaggttcagggcagggtactgggcaaaGGCCGgttagtggtgactatttaacagtctgatggcctggagatacaGTGGCTTGCTAAAGTATCCCcacccccccttggcattttcctattttgttgcctttacaacctggaattaaaatacatttttgggcagtttgtatcatttgatttacacgacatgcctaccactttgaagatgcaaaatattttttattgtgaaacaaacaagaaataagacaagaacactgaaaacttgagcgtgcataactattcaccccccaaagtcaagaCTTTGTAGAGCcaacttttgcagcaattacagctgcaagtctcttggggtatgtctctataagcttggcacatctagccactggaattttagcccattcttcaaggctaaactgctccagctccttcaagttggatgggttccgttggtgtacagcaatctttaagtctcaattggattgaggtctgggctttgactaggccattccaagacatttaaatgtttccccttaaaccactcgagtgttgcttttgcagtatgcttagggtcattgtcctgctggaaggtgaacctccgtcccagtctcaaatctctggaagactgaaacaggtttctctcaagaatttccctgtatttaatgccatccatcattccttcaattctgaccagtttcccaatccctgctgatgaaaaacatccccacagcatgatgctgacaccaccatgcttcactgtggcgATGGTGTTCTCggtgtgatgagaggtgttgggttttccttgatggccaaaaaactCAATTTTTGTCTcaactgaccagagtaccttcttccaaatGTTTTGtcttcccacatgccttttggcgaacaccaatcgtgtttgcttattttttctttaagcaatggcttttcttctggccactcttccgtaaagcccagctctgtggagtgtgtggcttaaagtggtcctatggacagatactccaatctccgctgtggagctttgcagctccttcagggttatctttggtctctttcttgcctctctgattaatacccTTCTTGCCTGGTctttgagttttggtgggcggccctctcatggcagttcaaagtttcagatatttttttgtaacccaaacctgatctgtacttctccacaactttgtccctgacctgtttggagagctccttggtcttcatggtgccacttgcttagtggtgttacagactctggggcctttcagaacaggtgtatatatactgagatcatgtgaaagatcatgtgacacttagattgcacacaggtatactttatttaactaattatgtgacttctgttGTAAtgcaaattacaggttgtaatgcaacaaaataggaaaaacgccaagagggaggaatacttttgcaaggcactgtagaagctgttttttcagtctctcggtcccagctttgatgcacctgtactgtatcCGCCATCTAGATGGAAGtgaggtgaacaggccgtggctgaggtccttgatgatcttcttggccttcctgtgacaccgtgtgctgtagatgttctggggggcaggcagtgtgccctcggtgatgcgttgggctgatcGCTATCTATCTAGTGTTTAGTTAATCTCATaggctctttctcctctcttcttcctagcCTGCAGCTCCTGAATCAACTCCATCAACACTAAGACTGGGACAGAACCTGGGAAGTATCACAGCAACAGCAACAGGAGGACCTGACCTGACAGCAGAGTGTAAGTGGAGAATGAAAATAAACCAGGAATGCATGACAACCGTGTCGGCGCCCACCAGACAGTGTCACTGAGCCACTCACTTATAATAGTTTACTAAAAGCTATTTTCTTAATGAGGGAAACGAGGCCAGTTCAGACCCCTGTTAAGTTGAATGCACTAACTAAGTCGccttggataagagtgtctgctaagtcAGGGTCCTGATCAGTGTCCcttgggtgcacgttttggtttttgccctagcactacacagctgtttcaaatagtcaaagcttgatgatgagttggttatttgaatcaagGGCAAAAACCAGAAcgtggggggggggcaggactGAGTATGGGAAACCATTCCTCAAATGTACATGTAAAAAGCTTATCTAGCTTATCATCCTTTACCATGTCTTTAAACTCAGAATGAGCGTCTGAACTAGTATTTAAAATAAACACGCACCTTTTCTATGATCCTTATCCAGGTACTGGGGAGTCCTCCAGACCCACACTTCCCGCTCCTGACTCAGAAAAATGTATTGGAACCACCAGTCCCGCAGCGAGCCTAGGTAATAAAGCCAATATGCCCAAGGGAGCGCCAGGCAACACAACTCCAACCCAGACCACACAGCAGCTCAGCAAGCAGAGAGCAGCCAACACGCTAGGCTCTGAGTACTCAATGTTTGAGCTGGAGACCTTCTTCACGCGCTGGGCCCCAGACACATCGGCATCAACATCGCCCTCCGGTGGTCCCTCGTGCTCCTACACCGACAACACTACAGACACTGACCCAGACTGCCTCATTGTCGACCCAGAGCCTCAGCCCCGGCTTCCCTCAGCGACTGTCAGGCCCACAGGGGAGGGTGTGCCTTTCTCTGGGCATCAGGGAGTTCAAGCAGCCACTCTGGGTGTGGGTGGGGGCATCCAGGGGCATCCCACATGGAGCAGGGCAGCCATTTTGAGAGCGTCTCAACAAGCACATCAGCGGCAGCTTCAGCGACGCCTCAGAGCACAGCAGCTACAACAGACTCACCCAGAAAACCCAACTACCTCCACCACCAATACTAGTACCGGTATGTCTTCCCAATCTCTTCACTCCCTGGTAGGTCTACCGCCAGGGAGAGGGGCCACGGCCAAAGGCTTTGCCCACATCGAGGTGACCCTGGCTGGGCAGCAGGCAGCCCAGCTGGCCCAGCAGCACTGTGATGCTGCCGGGAGGAGAAAGAGCTACGTGTGCCGAGCCTGCGGTAAGGCCTTCACCGGTCAGTCCAACCTGGAGGCTCACCAGAGggtacacacaggggagaagccgttCAGGTGTGCCACCTGTGGGAAGATGTTCTCAGAGGCTGGCAACCTGAAGAAGCACCAGAGGGTTCATACGGGGGAGAAACCCTTTGCCTGTAGCCACTGTGGGAAGTGCTTCGCCTGGATATGCAACCTCAAGACGCACCAGCAATCAgtctgtggagatggaggaggaggggtgtgagGCATAGAATTAGAATCAGTAGACTGGATGGACATGGTTATAAAATCTACAATAGAATATTGCTGAGACAGACATCAATGGGAATTCATTCTAATTGTAATAATGTGAGACCGACAATCCCCCAAACCTCCAAAACAAACACTACAATATAAAGGAAATGTAAAAGGGATTAGCAGAAAGTTGTCTTTACAGGTGACACTTTTTTCCTTTGTTCAACTCCAGATTGTTGTTACAGTAGTTAAAGTAAGGGCCTTGTAATTTTATGGCCGACACACTATGTTAGGCGATTATTAGATAAAGTTTCTTTATTGGAAACTGAAATGTGGAATTAATATCGAATATCTTGTACATATTATATGAACAAATGTGTTCCAAGACATGTATTTTTTATATTATTAGGGTAGACCTTTTTTTATTTGCAAGATTTAACATGTACTAAATAAATGTCAATGTGTCAATATATGTGCAATAGCAAGACATGTGGCCATAGACAGTGACATCAAAATAAACATATTTTCTTAACACAATAATTTTGGTACCAAATATTCACATCGATTATGAACTGTTCTGTTATTTTGTGAGACCAGCAGGTTGGTTTGAAAACCATTTTTCGTTAGTGGGCCTTCAGTCATTGTGTAATATTAAATGCTACTGCAATGTGGCAAAACGCCACAACTACTTTCTTTTCAGATCATCCCGCCCTTCTTTCAAAATCATCTGCAAATGCGGAATGTTGATAGGcccggctagctcagtcggtagagcatgagactcttaatctcagggtcgtgggttcgagccccacgttgggcgctcTTTTTTCATTAAACCTTTGAAACGAACATTATAATACATTTGGCTCTTACGGGTGGAAGTGTGTTGCGTAACGACAAATGTTTTATGTAATTCCGCTACTATATCGATCGCTTCATACTCCATACATTCATCGTGGAAAATAAACGCTAGTGAGCGAGTGATGTGGATGGCTAGCATGTCAGGTAGCTAGGCTCAATACAGGCATTTTTCTATCGATTCCCTTAAAAATATAATTAATAAAACATACGATGTATAAATACACCACGGTACATGATGGTGAAAAtattagcagaggatggtttcgatccagcCACTCCTGCGTAACGTTGCTAATGTAGCAGGTGTAAAATAAAATCTCTGGGTTAGTGTACATCTGTATTCTTCGTAGTGGTGTTGTCTCTGGTTGGTTGTCGAGGTTCAATTGTTGGTACATTTTGGTTGCGGATATGGTAAAAAAGAactagcagaggatggtttcgatccatcgacctctgggttatgggcccagcacgcttccgctgcgccactctgctctGGAGCTGTTAAGGAAAATATTCTGTTGGTAAACCTGAGGGGTCGAACATATTACTTTTATATTACCTGCAGTATTCATTGCCAAATTGcatattatttgtatttatttttgtaccCATAATTTGTCATCATTACATTACAGTTCAATACATTCATACACTTCCCTTCCACCCATTCAAAAACGATTAGCTACCTTTTCAGAAGGTAAACATTTAACAATACTCTTGTTTCACACATACAATGTGCATAATAtatcatgtatatatatattttacatgtacTCTGATTTATTTGAGCATTTACTGGATCTATTTATGCTTTCGAACATTACTAACAAAGATTTTTTATATAACTTTTTATAACCCTTTTTCTACTTGTGTTACAATCTGCATGGGGTTACACGACTGAGAATGAAGAAAATAAGtagttccctgaccgggaatcgaacccgggccgcggcggtgagagcgccgaatcctaaccactagaccaccagggaaggctAAAAAAGAAGCGAATGTTTGACTATTCATCTGCATTACTCTCCGAACCTTCTCTTTTCAACTATCGAAATGGAGGTAGAGGATGTTTTCACAATGAAAAAAAATCTTCACTTGTACTAGCATTAAAAAGATTGCGTTTTGACCACGTGCTTTAAGACCCAAACGGGGTTCCATAATAATGTATATTATTTCACTTGAAACCCACGGAGGTGTAGGAACGCCATGAAAGCTGGAAAACCCTTTACTCTCTACTCAGTCGAACCAAGGTTACATCCGTAACCCAACGTTCTCTTTTATTTTCGTAACGGTCGCCAAACAGCCTATGGGAGAGGCTGCACCAAAGAGGTCGTTCAGACAACAGAGTAGGATAACTCACATTTTAAGTTAGTCCAGATGAGTCCCTGGGATGTCCTTTCAACTATGGTACACAACCATATACACAAGCAAGCTGAAAGCTAGAACTTAGATGAGGCTTCAATTGGGTTCAACAGCACCAAGAGTGGAAGGCCTTTGTATAGACATCCATCTTACTGATGGTTGATAAGTATAGGTTTTCTTATATGGGTTGAGAGAGCGTGCCATGTCCAACACCACAGATCCCACTGATGGTGTGGACATAACATTGAGTCTGTAGCAGGGCTTGTTGTGGTGACCATATGTATTATCTCAAAATATAGTCCTTATTTAACAATGCTTACCTAGCTATGAAAGCCATTGAAGCAGACCTAAAGTAAtttatgtaatatatatattttttacaagcAAATATTTTATGCAAATTGCAATTCTAATATAGCATTGCCAATATGAACCTCTTGACTTCTCAACCGCCTGGTACAGCTCTGTAATTTCCTAATTAAACATAAAGTAGTAAAAAATGTATATTGGAAGTTCTTATTAGAGATGTTAGTAATAGGAATTGACAGTGAAATAATTtgttcaacatgtttttctaGTAGTGACAGTTAACGGTTACAATGTGGTTATGTTTTCGTGCAAACGCACAGATGGATTGACACTAACAGCTGTGCACGGCCTAAAAAACAAGACCAAAACATCTCTGCCCTCCTTTCAACTCTGCCAGCTCTCTTTCTGGTAAACATCTTCAATTTATTGCAATTTCCAAGACACCGGAGAGTGTGACCTACAGCTATCTAGTGtaacagctagctagctccagTCCTGCGTTTTGGGATGGGTCTGTTGGAGCCCCCCACGCCGATGAATGATCATGCTGCTTCTCCCCCTTCGGAGCCCAAAACCAAGAACTGCGATCTGTCCCCCGCTATGAGAGCCAAGTTCGAACGGAATAGACAGCGGCCTGTGATGCTGAGGCAAGCCCGCCTGGCCAACAGACCATCGgctggagaggggggtggaaccTCGGCTAAAGTCGCCAAGACAGTCGACTCTGGTGGAGGGTTCTTCATTGATGAAGAGGAGAAGCAAAGGACCAAGAAAGTGGTGAATCAACCAGGTATGTGGATTAATAATCAATTAAACATTGCTGGGGGCTTCAAGATATTCATATCTGTTGCATAATGTAATCTCTCTCATCTGTCAAGATGTGTAACAGAGAAAGATGCATTGGTGGTTCATGTGCGCCCTCTTGTGGATTCATGTCATACCACATGCCAGTTGCTGAGGAGTCCGTTTTTTAAAATCATTTGTAAATAATGCCATAATAAATTATTTACGGCACACGTGACAACCAACCACTATCTGAATGACTAGTAACTCAGTGTTTGACGACAAAAGCACCTTGGCTGAATTCTCCTCCTAGCACTCTTtccaaacatatatatatatatatatacatatatatatacatatatatacatatatgtatatatagtaccagtcaaaagtttagacacacctactcattccagggttgttctttattttttactattttctacattgtagaataatagtgaagacatcaaaactatgaaataacacatatggaatcatgtaataaccccaaaaaatgttaaacaaatcaaaatatattctatatttgaAAATCTttaacctttgccttgatgacagctttgcacactcttggcattctctcaaccagcttcatgaggtagacacctgtactgcatttcaattaacaggtgtgccttcttaaaagttaagttgtggaatttctttccttcttaatgcatttgagccagtcagttatGTTGTGTGTCAAGGTAGgcgtgatatacagaagatagccctatttggtaaaagaccaagtccatattatggcaagaacagctcaaataagcaaagataaacaacagtccatcattactttaagatatggtCAGTTAATCCGGAaaacttcaagaactttgaacggttcttcaagtgcagtcgcaaaaaccatcaagcgctatgatgaaactggctcccatgaggaccgccacaggaatggaagacccagttacctctgctacagaggataagttcattagagttaactgcacctcagatttcagcccaattaaatgcttcagagttcaagtaacagacacatctcaacatcaactgttcagaggagactgagtgaatcaggcattcatggtcgaattgctgcaaaaaaaacactactaaaggacaccaataataagaagagacttgcttgggccaagaaacacaagcaatggacattagaccggtagaaatctgtcctttggtctgttgagtccaaatttgagatttttggatccaactgccgtgtctttgtgagacgcagagtaggtgaacggatgatctccacgtgtgtgggtgctttgctggtgacacggtctgtgatttatttagaattcaaggcacacttaaccagcatggctaccacagcattctgcagcggtaTGTGGTTGCAGAACAGTAACCAGCAGTGGTTATGGAGGGAAACCTCTGGAAAAAGTTGTCACTTAGTGCTTTTGAAATCTAGAGGTTTCCCCTCTATAAACACTGCTTTTTACAAGAGGGGGGACCTCAGGACTTAACCCCTATTAGTGGTCACGGTCCACCAACCATCAGCGAGTGTCAATGCAACCACACTCACAGGCTCTGCCTGGGATAGAACCTACAACCCGCGTTTATACTCCAAGAGTATACTAAgaaagcctcccgagtggcgcagtggtctaaggcactgcatcgcagtgctagctgtgccactagcgactcctgtggcggaccAGGTGCAATACACGCGGACACGGTGgtcaggtgtacggtgtttcctccaacacattggtgcgacttgcctgggttgtgtttcggaggacgcacggctctcgactgcctct
The window above is part of the Salvelinus fontinalis isolate EN_2023a chromosome 42, ASM2944872v1, whole genome shotgun sequence genome. Proteins encoded here:
- the LOC129841080 gene encoding Krueppel-like factor luna, with amino-acid sequence MSSRLAFQTQLASIMEVLANAAVAEICKLVDDDYAVVSLQMSQCQRENKGLKRKLNLLELKMARGYAERRLRESAMNSRPNSRVHINTNEKFRGSSSSTGGVYDIQLDPMGMWSGGPGANNDHNSSQMHPNPIRDKSPDLQLVEPESLLVKEERMEDPLGDAEADDVPLIGEDGLVECGPRGGSGRTGPGDTTSHPPASAHGPEQVSQPQHPEQQQQQGPRNRHRVESAAVENRDPDILLIKVEDLDPRGGGLGIQEGPEESSRDNYRGGALPLEATHHNSPPDHTHHHHPGTTRHHTTEPAAPESTPSTLRLGQNLGSITATATGGPDLTAECTGESSRPTLPAPDSEKCIGTTSPAASLGNKANMPKGAPGNTTPTQTTQQLSKQRAANTLGSEYSMFELETFFTRWAPDTSASTSPSGGPSCSYTDNTTDTDPDCLIVDPEPQPRLPSATVRPTGEGVPFSGHQGVQAATLGVGGGIQGHPTWSRAAILRASQQAHQRQLQRRLRAQQLQQTHPENPTTSTTNTSTGMSSQSLHSLVGLPPGRGATAKGFAHIEVTLAGQQAAQLAQQHCDAAGRRKSYVCRACGKAFTGQSNLEAHQRVHTGEKPFRCATCGKMFSEAGNLKKHQRVHTGEKPFACSHCGKCFAWICNLKTHQQSVCGDGGGGV